ACTTACTAATTTGAATCTGCATCTCAAATGCAGGGCACTCGTGGACACGCTGAGACCTTAGAGGACAAGGCTGCTCTGCTCGGTTTTGATGGAATGCTGGAATTGCAGGCTTATACCATCCATAAAGTTTCCTGCGAGGTAAGTAGATTTAGAAGTTATGGAAGCTAGTTGACAGTAACTGTAAGATGCCTTTCTTCATTCCGTGCAAAATGACAGTAGGGTTTATTCATGTTGGCAGTTGGAATGCAAGTGCTCCGGGGGAGCAGATGCACATGGCTCAACAATGGCCGTACTAAACATGCTTTCAAGCTATACTTGGGAGGCAAAAATAGTGTTATCACTAGCAGCATTTTCAGTTAATTACGGACAATTTTGGCTTGTGGCCCAGCTTTACGCCACAAATCCATTGGCCAAGTCTGTAGCTATCCTCAAGCAATTGCCAGACATCATAGAGCACTCGAACACACTGAAGTCTCAGTTTGATGCTGCCAATAACCTTATAAAGGCAGTCCTGGATGTGACAAAGTGCATCATTAAGTTTCAACAGCTCCCGAGTAACTATATATCACCCGAAACACCACCAATGTCAGTAGCCATGGCTCTTGTCCCCACCGCTGCTTACTGGCTTATCCGAAGTTTGGTAACCTGCTCTTCACAACTGACAAGCCTGTTAGGAATGAGTTATCAGTAAGTCATACATGGCCTTTCTTGCTCATCCTGTAGCTAGCACTATTCTATTTGAGATATACCGTAATTTACATCGTTTTTTAATATAAACTTGCTGCAGGCACATCACAGCTACCACAGAAGGTTGGGAAATATCAAGCCTGGCACACAAAGTTCAGAATATACATGATCATCTTACCACACAACTTGGTCATTGCCATCAACATATTGGTAAGCCCATTTCATAATCTTTCGATCAAAAGATGAATTGTAATGAGCCAAATTATATCTTGACAACGGTACATGATTAGTACATAACTTTAACTGATCAAGCAAACAACTTTTATGCACTTGAATGCAGATGAGAAAAGACATGATGAATACTTTCACATGCTCATCCGACTCTTTGAGACGCCACATATTGATAACATGAAAATTCTCAAGGCCTTGTTATACTCCAATGATGATATGCTTCCGCTAGTAGATGGCACTACTAAAACAAGGGTACGTATGAgtatttctttctattttttacAGTTACATGAAATAGTTATCCAGATTTGAATTTTGACATGAACAGGTCAGCATTGAAGTACTTCGGAGAAAGACTGTTCTACTACTCATATCAGATCTTGACCTCTCAACTGAACAACTGCTTGTTCTTACTCACATATACAGTGAGTCGCGTGCAAAGCCAGAACTCCAATACGATTTGGTGTGGATCCCAATTCAAGACAGGTCAATTCCATGGAATGATAAGCATCAACAGCAATTTGAACACCTGCAGTCATTGATGCCATGGTACACCATCCATCATCCCACAATGCTGGAGCCAGCAGTTGTTAAGTTCATCAAGGAGGTATGGCATTTTGCCAAAAAGCAGATCATGGTGGTGCTGGATCCACAGGGAAAAGTGGCCTGCCCAAACGCGGTTCACATGGTCTGGATATGGGGAAATATTGCCTACCCTTTTACTAGCACCAAAGAGGAAGCACTGTGGAAATCAGAGACTTGGAGACTCGAGCTCTTAGTTGATGGAATTGATCCTGACATGCTGGAATTGGTACACATTCACTCTAGTGACATAATTTATGTTAATCATCTCGTCCTGCATTCCATTGACTACTGTTAAGTGACAAGTTCTCCCAAAACTGAAGTGTTGGGAGGAGGACTTACCAGGATCATAAAGTATTCTAATattgttaagtgaccaattctcccaaaATCTCGAGATGTtgggaggagggcttaccaggatcatattatattctaacaactACCAATTTTATCTTGTTAGGCTGCTCAAGGAAAATACGTCTGCTTGTATGGAGGAGAGGACATTGACTGGATCCGCAGGTTCACATCAACAGCAAAAGCTGTAGCACAAGCTGCACAAATTGACCTAAAGATGGTATACGTGGGTAAGCATAACAGCAAGGACAGAACAAGCAGGAACATCACAACAATCACCACAGAGCAGCTAAGTCAAGCATGGACCGACCTCACATTCATATGGTACTTCTGGACGCGACTAGAGAGCATGTTCTACTCCAAAATGCAGCATGGCAAGACCATTGAGAATGACCGAATAGCACAGGAGGTCCTCACAATGCTCACATTCGACAGCAGTGACCCCGGATGGGCCTTGTTCTGCATCGGATCAGATGACATAGCCAAGGCCAAGGGTGACACACTTTTGACTAGCTTAAATGAATTCCCCCAGTGGGAGGAGGAAGCAAAGGCCAAAGGCTTTGTCCCTGCGCTCCAGGATCACCTGGAACATCTCCACACTCCGCTCCACTGCAACCGCCTGATTCTTCCTGGTACCGATGGTGGCGTGCCAGAGATGGTCATCTGTGCAGAGTGTGGACAGCCTATGGAGAAGTACTTCATGTACCGCTGCTGTGTCGATTAGGAAACCTTATATATCCGtaacccgaaattgccacccctataTCATAGATCACATATTTATGGCACATAGGTGAAACCTTACTAAGGCACCTATATCCGGTCCTGtaacccgaaattgccacccctgtGGAGCGGATGCAAGTACTAAGAACCTGTTAAATAATTGTGCTGATTGAAAGCATTAGTGTGAACTGTAAAATAGCTTAAAATTATGTATCATTAGTGTGAAGTATTTCATAGAACACGCGAATCATTTTTTAACCTTTAGATCAGTTCAGtgattattgatattttaattaaatattattgaaaatgGATATTTTGAACGCTGACCTACACTTAATTGGTGAAGTTATGAAATAATAACTAATCAgagattaattaaattgtttggGAATTAATTGGATTGATCGATACTTAATTGGAAATTTATTTAGTTCGGCGAGTTACGAAATATGATTAATTAgtgattaatcatgattaatcacTTATTT
This genomic window from Daucus carota subsp. sativus chromosome 7, DH1 v3.0, whole genome shotgun sequence contains:
- the LOC108196128 gene encoding protein SIEVE ELEMENT OCCLUSION B-like translates to MQQQIVRRTGDRRMFSSSDDSAMMKQIQATHAPDGRVVDVKPTMLVIEEILHRASPGIEGVINGTRGHAETLEDKAALLGFDGMLELQAYTIHKVSCELECKCSGGADAHGSTMAVLNMLSSYTWEAKIVLSLAAFSVNYGQFWLVAQLYATNPLAKSVAILKQLPDIIEHSNTLKSQFDAANNLIKAVLDVTKCIIKFQQLPSNYISPETPPMSVAMALVPTAAYWLIRSLVTCSSQLTSLLGMSYQHITATTEGWEISSLAHKVQNIHDHLTTQLGHCHQHIDEKRHDEYFHMLIRLFETPHIDNMKILKALLYSNDDMLPLVDGTTKTRVSIEVLRRKTVLLLISDLDLSTEQLLVLTHIYSESRAKPELQYDLVWIPIQDRSIPWNDKHQQQFEHLQSLMPWYTIHHPTMLEPAVVKFIKEVWHFAKKQIMVVLDPQGKVACPNAVHMVWIWGNIAYPFTSTKEEALWKSETWRLELLVDGIDPDMLELAAQGKYVCLYGGEDIDWIRRFTSTAKAVAQAAQIDLKMVYVGKHNSKDRTSRNITTITTEQLSQAWTDLTFIWYFWTRLESMFYSKMQHGKTIENDRIAQEVLTMLTFDSSDPGWALFCIGSDDIAKAKGDTLLTSLNEFPQWEEEAKAKGFVPALQDHLEHLHTPLHCNRLILPGTDGGVPEMVICAECGQPMEKYFMYRCCVD